A window of the Cicer arietinum cultivar CDC Frontier isolate Library 1 chromosome 6, Cicar.CDCFrontier_v2.0, whole genome shotgun sequence genome harbors these coding sequences:
- the LOC101514809 gene encoding actin-related protein 2/3 complex subunit 4, which yields MGSTLRLYLTCIRNTLDAAMCLQNFPCQEVERHNKPEVELKTSPELLLNPVLICRNEAEKCLIETSINSLRISLKVKQADELENILTKKFLRFLSMRAEAFQVLRRKPVQGYDISFLITNYHCEEMQKQKLIDFIVQFMEDIDKEISELKMSVNTRGRLVATEFLKQFI from the exons atg GGAAGCACGTTGCGCTTATACTTAACCTGCATTCGCAACACTCTCGACGCCGCAATGTGCCTCCAG AATTTTCCTTGTCAAGAAGTTGAAAGGCATAACAAACCTGAGGTCGAACTCAA GACCAGTCCCGAACTCCTTCTCAACCCT GTTTTGATATGCCGAAATGAAGCTGAAAAATGCTTAATAGAAACATCTATCAATTCATTAAGGATAAGTCTTAAG GTGAAGCAAGCTGATGAACTTGAAAACATATTGACGAAGAAATTTCTTAGATTTTTGTCAATGAGAGCTGAGGCTTTCCAAGTGCTGAGGAGAAAACCTGTGCAG GGATATGATATTAGCTTCCTTATTACAAATTACCACTGTGAGGAGATGCAGAAGCAGAAACTCATAGATTTTATAGTGCAATTTATGGAG GATATTGATAAGGAGATAAGCGAGCTTAAAATGTCAGTGAACACACGGGGGAGGCTTGTGGCTACAGAGTTTCTGAAGCAGTTTATATGA
- the LOC101488998 gene encoding cation/H(+) antiporter 4-like — MDLNITANETLYFAIQGINHTAFNVCSAAPPNIVSDGLWGGQLNGRIPSKSSLPVFELQVIVIFAITQICNFLLKRLDFPEFIGQILAGLILGPSIQIEALDHYKKMLFPYGSQDTLATIAAIGYALFIFINAVQMDLSMVTRTGQKAWTIAIMGLVVPLFIGFTFEANMLSTIDVHLKELNIEMPKVVIAHTVISFAVIASLLEELKIINSELGRLALSSVLVSDILGTTIGAVSNVLMYQDNLKKMAILGISLFAFGILVPLVFRPIMFWIIGHTKEGRPVDDSYIYVIILMVFSLGWLSVYINQDFILGAFVLGLAVPEGPPLGSALVKKLQFFGKSFFLPIFVTCGAMKADFSLPHALRALIGVSSVIGVTHIVKTISYIIPSLICKINAKGVVDVGIFSGLYDQQVLSGPTYGAMIISIMVISCIVKWSVKLLYDPSRKYAGYQKRNIMSLKPDSELRLLSCIHKQYNVSAITDVLDICSPTTEHPVVVDALHLIELVGRTSPIFISHRLQKTISSSHKSYSDDVILAFDLYEHDNLGGATAHTYTAISPPTLMHEDVCQLALDKVASIIILPFHRRWTIDGGVESDDKNIRSLNSKVLEVAPCSIGILVTRSSLQNNALIRLAMVFLGGRDDREALCLAKRAIRNPRINLVVYHLSIEKNIPNMEYLLDNEALEEIRRLPHYGSDNVCYQKVIVNDGPGTSAILRDIANEHDFFIVGRTHDLDLPQIEGLTNWSEFTELGVIGDLLASPDFESRAGVLVVQQQVKDK, encoded by the exons ATGGATTTAAATATAACTGCAAATGAGACCTTATACTTTGCAATTCAAGGAATCAATCACACTGCATTCAATGTTTGTTCTGCAGCTCCACCAAATATTGTTTCAGATGGATTATGGGGTGGTCAACTTAATGGAAGGATTCCATCGAAGTCTTCATTACCTGTGTTTGAGTTGCAAGTGATTGTGATTTTTGCTATCACACAAATATGCAATTTCTTATTAAAGCGTTTGGATTTCCCTGAATTTATTGGACAAATATTG GCTGGCCTAATTCTAGGCCCTTCTATTCAGATAGAAGCACTTGACCATTACAAGAAGATGTTGTTTCCATATGGAAGTCAAGATACACTTGCAACAATAGCAGCAATTGGTTATGCACTTTTCATATTCATAAATGCTGTGCAAATGGATTTGAGCATGGTAACAAGAACAGGACAGAAAGCTTGGACAATTGCCATCATGGGATTGGTTGTACCTTTATTTATTGGTTTCACATTTGAAGCCAACATGCTTTCAACAATAGATGTTCATCTCAAAGAACTAAATATAGAAATGCCTAAGGTGGTTATAGCACATACTGTCATTTCATTTGCAGTCATTGCTTCCCTCCTTGAGGAACTCAAAATCATAAACTCTGAACTCGGAAGATTGGCATTATCGTCGGTATTGGTCAGCGACATTCTAGGAACAACTATTGGAGCCGTTAGTAATGTCTTGATGTATCAAGATAACTTAAAAAAGATGGCGATTCTTGGAATATCATTGTTCGCTTTCGGTATCCTTGTTCCGTTGGTTTTTCGGCCTATAATGTTTTGGATCATCGGACATACTAAAGAAGGAAGACCTGTGGATGATAGTTACATCTATGTTATCATTCTTATGGTTTTTAGTTTAGGTTGGCTTTCAGTTTACATAAACCAAGATTTTATCTTAGGTGCATTTGTTTTGGGGTTGGCTGTTCCAGAAGGACCTCCACTAGGATCTGCATTGGTTAAAAAGCTTCAATTCTTTGGTAAAAGCTTCTTTCTTCCTATATTTGTGACTTGTGGTGCGATGAAAGCAGATTTTTCATTGCCACATGCATTAAGAGCATTGATTGGTGTTAGTAGCGTCATTGGTGTTACACATATTGTCAAAACAATATCATACATCATACCTTCCCTCATTTGCAAGATA AATGCCAAAGGTGTAGTGGATGTTGGCATATTTTCTGGCTTATATGATCAACAG GTTTTGTCTGGTCCAACTTATGGAGCGATGATAATAAGCATAATGGTCATATCATGCATAGTAAAATGGTCAGTGAAGTTATTGTATgatccatcaagaaaatatgcTGGCTACCAAAAAAGGAACATCATGAGTTTAAAACCAGACTCAGAACTGAGACTACTTTCTTGCATTCACAAACAATACAACGTATCTGCTATAACAGATGTCCTTGACATTTGTTCTCCAACAACAGAACATCCTGTAGTTGTGGATGCATTGCATCTGATTGAGCTAGTTGGGAGGACATCCCCTATTTTCATCTCCCACCGTCTTCAAAAAACGATTTCCAGTTCCCACAAATCTTACTCGGACGATGTTATTCTTGCTTTTGACCTTTATGAACATGACAACCTTGGTGGAGCAACTGCACACACTTACACAGCCATATCACCACCTACACTTATGCATGAAGATGTTTGTCAACTTGCATTGGACAAAGTTGCATCCATCATAATTCTTCCATTCCATAGAAGATGGACTATTGATGGTGGCGTTGAATCTGATGACAAGAACATAAGGTCCTTGAATTCCAAGGTACTAGAAGTAGCTCCATGCTCGATAGGAATTCTCGTGACTCGTTCTTCATTACAAAACAACGCGTTGATTCGGCTAGCCATGGTCTTTCTCGGTGGAAGAGACGACAGAGAGGCTTTGTGCTTAGCTAAAAGAGCGATAAGGAACCCAAGGATCAACTTGGTTGTATATCACCTTTCAATTGAGAAAAACATACCAAACATGGAGTATCTACTAGATAATGAGGCATTGGAAGAAATAAGAAGATTACCACATTATGGCTCAGATAATGTTTGTTATCAAAAAGTGATTGTAAACGATGGTCCAGGGACATCGGCTATTCTTCGTGATATAGCGAATGAGCATGACTTTTTCATTGTTGGGAGAACACATGACTTAGACTTACCTCAGATAGAAGGACTAACAAATTGGAGTGAATTTACAGAGTTAGGTGTCATTGGTGATTTGCTTGCTTCACCAGATTTTGAGAGCAGAGCTGGTGTTTTGGTAGTACAACAACAAGTCAAAGACAAATAG
- the LOC101515132 gene encoding protein NO VEIN, producing the protein MYPHRFPGGPRPPAQPPPPATVPNPNMFFQAGASFPPHNFYLPNTTWPFPLHNSPAFPPPPQNPSAFLPPPQNPPAYANRPLHPPGCAPRPQNQPGPTPPPPNPSSSAPRQQNPKHAIDMADNASSKVCRDLLDAGDSVSAWKVSQNALLMLQVDSWNSLGIKMQQVPTLHRLMITEGKVNAFVHCFVGVRRITSLYDLEVAICNNEGVDSFEELGLGPLLRHPLVIHYFLIRSDVTKVFKITSEEIIQFLSEFLDASKAKAVIGVEELLDFIAKKRSVNCREWLGIRIQSLGMHIAAIREAKKSEDSTLEKCLRTFRSKSDKFRKRPISSSQKKQLDERFSTITQRVESFSSVKKYFSGKHIRFMSSSSEGEDSDYSTDNDQNDNIIKGSWSNSSSQFGKSSERVSRCPYPSATEERARLKGDMQGDSLSHSNLKKGFTDPPRKKRKSENVTSTRSPPSKLHKNNKFEVDTTPIKSGNTTKASNNKDEYLSITSDSLQMFVSTWKEACLEHKVTEVLERMLQFYGVNSKQKRKIRTTFVSHPFLIRLLHAAVSAIKSGMWNSIYDTFQTFNHSELTNSPTKSSEYETLDVEPNLENVPLVTKDGTETTKSISAEDAIRKIGMYFDLDNEVYRNSDSQEQSKIMFLRKFCNCEIWLTEQFGVKNFSALGHGDFLSFLENYVHLLPPELLKVLDGGMCKNSSFKACISSNELAALVSQSLDSLWKNKTVTNQMISMLLMRQFPSIGFEIVESGSVEDLLDTVREHKSRVNSKCVVFSATMIDSLIDGDNNSSGNTTDWYEMGHTSKNSETITSKKAIEVLLKSPMLSDLSKWSHWDLMFAPTLGSLISWLLNDVNTKELLCLVTKDGKVIRIDRSATSDSFLEAAKEGSSFRTAVNLLSLISLFGGEKDVPLSLLKLHACDAFKDMFKNFVEDSVVSDDKNVLHSEEALCKTKILTEVSTTKMKSAFGNHLHKVNKAVSILSRFVLDCLGYLPAEFRNFASKVLLSGMQSAFKDAAAAILCECSNMEQHLMLHEVGLSLGITEWINDYHAFISNNTPDQFCAHVSCLKDGKTEISAGLKHDQDIFDKSLVPEVNMVASLVPCGLNERCTEISQTVDREKSMDESMIGHLKDSFQNAKDIDSSLVIQSIRQDEFGLDPSLSDIESCMLKKQHARLGRALHCLSQELYSQDSHFILELVQNADDNNYQENVEPTLAFILRDSGIVVLNNEQGFSAKNMRALCDVGNSTKKGSSTGYIGKKGIGFKSVFRITDAPEIHSNGFHVKFDISEGQIGFVLPTLVPPCDIGLFGRMAFTGTDSYGDNPWNTCILLPFKSHLSEGTVVNSIMTMFSDLHPSLLLFLHRLKCIKLRNLLNDTLIVMKKEILGDGIIKVSHGKEKMTWFVVSQKLQTNSIRSDVQTTEISMAFTLQESDNGYSPCLDQQPVFAFLPLRTYGLKFILQGDFVLPSSREEVDGDSPWNQWLLSEYPNLFVRAVREFCELPCFRSEPGKGLSAFMSFIPLVGEVHGFFSSLPRLIISKLRIMNCLLVEGDNNGWTPPCKVLRGWTEQVRSLLPDNVLFEHLGLRYLDKNVVLSDTLARALGIEEFGPTVLVRLMSSLCYTTNGMISMNMSWLASCLNTLYALMFDSSGTMSINSEIREDILKRLKKTPFIPLSDGTYSSVDEGTIWLQSNTLNTGFDGEYKIEAFPNICAKLRTVSPSLLSAASGTSNLTSLDSVTRLLQTIGVQQLSAHDVVKLHILPVLSDETMARKNKMLMIEYICFVMLHLKSTCSDCLIEREHIISELRCKALLLTECGFKRPAEVPIHFCTGFGNPVTPKKLADAVNMRWHEVDISYLKHPVNDSVSSSLIMWREFFEQIGITDFTQIVQVDKSVAEIHDSAFKQVMWDRGLISAESIVKDWESPEIVQLVSLLSKSGDQENCKYLLEVLDTLWDACYSDKAQGFFYSKSVGDGHPFKSTFISNLCDIRWVVSTMDNELHYPKDLFYDCEAVRTILGTFAPYAVPKVKSGRLVNDIGLKTRVTLGDILDILNAWRKSSKTSFKASIKQMSEFYSFIWKEMAASKQKTVEDFMSGPFIFIPYSSVQSHDDDVCGTLVHPNEVYWHDSTGSVQKMEELHPQCSSSQSPVNRSLCNIYPTLRSFFVDECGVQEAPPLHSYIQILLQLSTVTLPSQAADKIFQIFLKWANGLNSGLLSVEDVVYLKGCLSKLEFPVLPTVQDKWVSLHPSFGLVCWCDDKKLKEEFKHSDNLDFLYFGEVTEDNKNLVLKKFSFLMKNLGIRAISEVVTREAIYYGLSDCSLKESLINRILPYAQRYIHKNHYDKYIELKQSGFSMLSNLKVIVVEKLFYRNVIKDCDSVSKKRVECSCLLQENILYTVQEADHHFLFMELSNLLLDGIDGDCSIRLADFLHMIIYIPESDVEKILNNRKVPNLPDEEPVWALSTVSSLLEAEISQPSDYVPSTNEQIFPGRKTGMCSNWPPADWKTAPDFNYARANGFKTKPAQISSITEVKYDDNSEGISAPPVGSEQGLVSVEWDIIEDPPAASSVSLVLHEKENMKNQSYRDFEQIDFHHNEFDTVSLGEDMDESLAEAHFSSPAFSTRDRLQIGTIDTAQANVTGRLGESLAYKHFARKFGSTAVRWVNEVNETGLPYDLVIGEDTNKEFIEVKATRSPRKDWFHITLREWQFAIDKGKSFSIAFVAITENDKPRIAIFKDPAKLCQQGVLQLVVMMPKQQRQLPVVS; encoded by the exons ATGTACCCTCACCGTTTCCCCGGCGGCCCCCGACCGCCAGCGCAGCCTCCTCCTCCCGCAACCGTCCCAAACCCTAACATGTTCTTCCAAGCAGGCGCATCTTTCCCTCCTCACAACTTCTATCTCCCAAACACTACATGGCCTTTCCCCCTCCATAACTCCCCCGCCTTCCCTCCTCCGCCGCAAAACCCCTCCGCCTTCCTTCCTCCGCCGCAAAACCCTCCCGCCTATGCCAACCGGCCGCTACACCCGCCCGGCTGTGCTCCTCGGCCTCAAAACCAGCCCGGCCCCACTCCTCCGCCGCCAAACCCGTCCAGCTCCGCTCCTCGGCAGCAAAATCCCAAACATGCCATTGACATGGCTGACAACGCTTCCTCCAAAGTCTGCCGCGACCTTCTCGACGCCGGAGACTCCGTCTCCGCCTGGAAAGTTTCCCAGAACGCTCTCTTAATGCTCCAAGTTGATTCATGGAACTCTTTAGGAATTAAAATGCAGCAGGTTCCAACACTTCACCGTCTTATGATAACTGAAGGAAAG GTGAATGCTTTTGTCCATTGCTTTGTTGGGGTTCGAAGGATCACTTCTTTATATGATTTAGAAGTGGCAATATGCAATAACGAGGGTGTTGATAGCTTTGAAGAGCTTGGATTGGGTCCTTTGTTGCGCCACCCTTTagttattcattattttttgattCGTTCCGATGTGACCAAAGTATTTAAGATAACCAGCGAGGAGATAATTCAGTTTTTGAGCGAGTTTTTAGATGCTTCAAAAGCTAAAGCAGTCATCGGGGTTGAGGAGTTACTTGATTTCATTGCCAAGAAGCGGTCGGTTAATTGCAGGGAATGGCTTGGGATTCGAATTCAGAGCTTGGG AATGCACATAGCTGCCATAAGGGAAGCTAAAAAGTCAGAGGATTCAACACTTGAGAAATGCTTGAGGACATTTAGATCAAAAAGTGACAAGTTTAGGAAGCGGCCAATTTCTTCCTCTCAGAAAAAGCAGTTAGATGAGCGTTTTAGCACCATTACTCAGCGTGTTGAGTCGTTTTCTTCTGTAAAAAAGTATTTTAGCGGCAAGCATATACGGTTTATGTCGTCAAGCTCAGAAGGTGAAGATAGTGATTATTCTACGGATAATGATCAGAATGATAACATTATTAAGGGCAGCTGGTCAAACTCATCATCTCAATTTGGCAAAAGTTCAGAACGAGTTAGTCGCTGTCCCTACCCATCCGCAACTGAAGAGAGGGCACGCCTTAAGGGTGATATGCAGGGAGACTCCCTTTCTCATAGCAACCTTAAGAAGGGGTTTACTGATCCCCctagaaaaaagagaaaatctgAAAATGTAACTTCTACAAGATCTCCACCTTCTAAGTTGCATAAGAATAACAAATTTGAGGTTGATACAACCCCAATCAAGAGTGGTAACACAACCAAGGCGTCAAATAATAAGGATGAATATCTTTCGATCACTAGTGATTCTTTGCAGATGTTTGTCTCAACCTGGAAGGAAGCATGTTTGGAACACAAGGTGACTGAG GTTTTGGAAAGGATGCTTCAATTCTATGGAGTAAATTCCAAGCAAAAGAGGAAAATCCGAACAACGTTCGTATCACATCCCTTCTTAATTCGGTTACTACATGCTGCT GTGTCAGCTATCAAATCTGGAATGTGGAATAGCATCTATGATACCTTCCAAACTTTCAACCATAGTGAATTAACTAACTCACCAACCAAGAGTTCTGAATATGAGACCTTAGATGTTGAACCCAACTTGGAAAATGTACCTCTGGTAACAAAAGATGGCACAGAGACTACAAAAA GTATTTCTGCTGAAGATGCCATCAGAAAAATTGGAATGTATTTTGACCTTGATAATGAAGTATATAGAAATAGTGACTCACAGGAGCAatctaaaattatgtttttgagGAAGTTTTGCAACTGTGAAATTTGGTTGACTGAGCAGTTTGGTGTGAAGAACTTCAGTGCTCTTGGTCATGGGGATTTCTTATCATTCCTCGAGAATTATGTTCACCTGTTGCCTCCTGAGCTGCTCAAAGTATTGGATGGTGGCATGTGCAAAAATTCCTCTTTCAAGGCCTGCATATCCTCAAATGAGTTGGCTGCTCTAGTATCTCAGTCTCTTGATAGTTTGTGGAAGAATAAAACAGTAACCAATCAGATGATTTCCATGCTGCTTATGAGACAGTTTCCTTCAATTGGTTTTGAAATTGTGGAGAGCGGGTCTGTTGAGGATCTGCTGGATACTGTTCGAGAGCATAAATCTAGGGTTAATTCAAAATGCGTTGTATTTTCTGCAACCATGATAGACTCTTTAATTGATGGAGATAACAATTCGTCTGGAAACACCACTGATTGGTATGAAATGGGTCATACGTCAAAAAACTCTGAAACTATCACATCAAAAAAGGCAATTGAAGTATTACTTAAGTCCCCAATGTTGTCTGACTTGAGCAAGTGGTCTCATTGGGATCTTATGTTTGCACCCACCCTTGGTTCGCTTATATCATGGTTGTTGAATGACGTAAATACCAAAGAATTATTGTGTTTGGTTACCAAAGATGGAAAGGTGATACGAATAGATCGTTCTGCGACCTCAGACTCTTTCCTTGAGGCTGCAAAGGAAGGATCCTCTTTCCGAACTGCAGTTAATCTGTTATCTTTGATCTCACTTTTTGGCGGAGAAAAAGATGTTCCATTGTCACTTCTAAAGCTTCATGCCTGTGATGCATTTAAAGACATGTTTAAAAACTTTGTGGAAGATAGTGTAGTAAGTGATGATAAAAATGTTCTCCATTCTGAAGAAGCTTtatgtaaaacaaaaattttaactGAAGTTTCAACTACTAAAATGAAAAGTGCATTTGGCAACCACTTACATAAAGTGAATAAGGCAGTGTCAATTCTGTCAAGGTTTGTCCTTGATTGTCTTGGTTATCTACCTGCTGAATTTCGTAATTTTGCTTCTAAAGTGTTGCTCTCTGGGATGCAATCTGCTTTCAAGGATGCTGCTGCAGCTATTTTATGTGAATGCAGCAACATGGAGCAGCATCTCATGCTTCATGAGGTAGGATTGTCTCTGGGTATTACCGAGTGGATTAATGATTACCATGCATTTATTTCAAACAACACTCCTGACCAGTTTTGTGCTCATGTTTCATGCTTAAAAGATGGCAAAACTGAAATAAGTGCAGGACTGAAGCATGATCAAGATATCTTTGATAAGTCTCTTGTGCCTGAAGTAAATATGGTTGCATCACTTGTGCCATGTGGGCTCAATGAAAGGTGTACTGAAATTAGTCAAACAGTTGATAGAGAAAAATCTATGGACGAGTCTATGATTGGCCACCTAAAAGATTCATTTCAAAATGCCAAAGATATTGATTCTTCTCTGGTCATTCAATCTATTAGGCAAGATGAATTTGGGCTAGATCCTAGTCTTTCTGATATTGAGAGTTGCATGTTGAAGAAGCAACATGCTAGGTTAGGGAGAGCACTGCATTGTCTTTCACAGGAGCTATATTCTCAAGATTCACATTTTATTCTTGAATTG gTTCAAAATGCAGATGATAATAATTATCAAGAGAATGTGGAGCCGACTCTTGCTTTTATTCTTAGAGATTCTGGCATTGTTGTATTGAATAATGAGCAAGGATTCTCTGCTAAAAATATGAGAGCACTTTGCGATGTTGGAAATTCAACAAAGAAAGGGTCCAGTACTGGATACATAGGGAAGAAAGGCATTGGCTTCAAGTCTGTGTTCCGA ATCACAGATGCTCCAGAGATTCATTCCAACGGTTTTcatgttaaatttgatattaGTGAAGGCCAGATTGGTTTTGTTTTGCCCACATTAGTTCCTCCATGTGATATTGGGCTGTTTGGGAGGATGGCATTTACTGGTACTGATTCATATGGTGATAATCCCTGGAATACATGCATTCTGCTTCCATTCAAATCTCATCTGTCAGAAGGAACTGTCGTGAATAGTATTATGACTATGTTTTCAGATCTTCATCCTTCATTGTTACTATTCCTTCACCGCCTTAAGTGTATCAAGTTAAGAAACTTGCTCAATGATACACTTATTGTtatgaaaaaagaaattttggGAGATGGAATAATCAAGGTTTCTCATGGGAAAGAGAAAATGACATGGTTTGTAGTATCTCAGAAGTTGCAGACAAATTCCATTCGCTCTGATGTACAAACAACTGAAATATCTATGGCATTTACACTGCAGGAATCCGACAATGGTTATAGTCCATGTTTAGATCAGCAGCCAGTTTTTGCTTTCCTTCCTTTAAGAACGTATGGCCTGAAATTTATTCTTCAAGGTGATTTTGTTCTTCCCTCATCTAGAGAGGAAGTTGACGGAGATAGTCCATGGAACCAATGGTTGTTGTCAGAATATCCTAATTTGTTTGTCAGAGCAGTGAGAGAGTTTTGTGAGCTTCCCTGTTTTAGGAGTGAGCCTGGAAAGGGATTGTCTGCTTTCATGAGCTTCATTCCTTTAGTTGGGGAAGTGCATGGTTTTTTCTCCAGTCTCCCTCGTTTGATTATTTCGAAATTACGCATAATGAATTGCTTACTCGTGGAGGGTGACAACAATGGATGGACCCCTCCATGCAAGGTATTGAGAGGTTGGACTGAGCAGGTGCGCAGTCTTCTTCCTGATAATGTACTTTTTGAACACCTAGGGCTCAGATACCTGGATAAAAATGTAGTATTGTCTGATACGCTTGCAAGGGCACTAGGGATTGAGGAGTTTGGTCCTACAGTTCTTGTTCGACTAATGTCATCTTTGTGTTACACAACAAATGGGATGATATCAATGAATATGAGTTGGTTAGCTTCTTGTCTAAATACACTCTATGCTTTGATGTTTGATTCATCTGGCACAATGTCAATCAATTCTGAAATAAGAGAGGATATTctaaaaagactaaaaaaaacACCGTTTATTCCACTTTCAGATGGTACATACAGTTCAGTAGATGAAGGAACTATATGGTTGCAGTCCAATACTTTAAACACAGGATTTGATGGTGAGTATAAGATTGAAGCTTTCCCTAATATATGTGCTAAACTACGGACTGTAAGTCCTTCACTTCTTTCTGCGGCTTCCGGCACTTCAAACTTGACTTCTTTGGACAGTGTTACTCGGTTGCTTCAGACTATTGGTGTTCAACAGTTGTCTGCACATGATGTTGTGAAGTTGCATATTTTACCTGTGTTATCTGATGAAACAATGGCAAGAAAGAACAAAATGTTGATGATAGAATATATATGTTTTGTAATGCTGCACCTGAAATCTACCTGTTCTGATTGTTTAATTGAGAGGGAGCATATAATCTCAGAGTTGCGATGTAAAGCTTTATTATTGACAGAATGTGGTTTTAAACGTCCTGCTGAGGTACCAATACATTTCTGTACTGGATTTGGGAATCCTGTCACTCCAAAAAAGTTGGCAGATGCTGTGAATATGAGGTGGCATGAGGTGGACATAAGCTATTTAAAACACCCAGTAAATGATTCAGTTTCATCTTCCCTAATCATGTGGAGGGAATTTTTTGAGCAAATTGGGATCACTGATTTCACTCAAATAGTCCAGGTGGATAAGAGTGTTGCTGAAATACATGATTCTGCTTTTAAGCAGGTGATGTGGGACAGGGGTCTAATTTCTGCTGAATCAATAGTTAAAGATTGGGAATCCCCAGAAATAGTGCAATTAGTATCATTATTGTCTAAAAGTGGCGATCAAGAAAATTGTAAGTACCTCTTGGAGGTTCTTGATACATTATGGGATGCTTGCTATAGTGATAAAGCTCAAGGTTTCTTCTACTCTAAATCTGTTGGAGATGGCCATCCCTTTAAGTCTACATTTATATCTAACTTATGTGATATCCGATGGGTCGTATCAACCATGGATAATGAGCTACACTATCCtaaagatttattttatgattgtgAAGCAGTTAGGACGATCCTTGGAACTTTTGCACCATATGCTGTTCCAAAG GTGAAAAGCGGAAGATTGGTAAACGATATTGGGTTGAAGACTAGAGTTACTCTTGGTGACATTTTGGATATTCTTAATGCCTGGAgaaaatcatcaaaaacttCATTCAAGGCCAG CATAAAACAAATGTCCGAATTTTACAGTTTCATTTGGAAAGAAATGGCAGCTTCAAAGCAGAAAACCGTGGAAGATTTTATGTCTGGACCTTTTATATTTATCCCTTACTCATCTGTCCAAAGTCACGATGATGATGTTTGCGGGACTTTGGTGCATCCCAATGAAGTCTATTGGCATGATTCAACTGGCTCTGTTCAGAAGATGGAGGAGTTACACCCTCAATGCAGCTCATCTCAATCCCCAGTTAACAGGTCACTGTGCAATATTTACCCCACCCTTCGTAGTTTCTTTGTTGATGAGTGTGGGGTCCAAGAGGCACCTCCTCTACACAGCTATATTCAAATTTTGCTGCAGTTATCAACAGTCACTTTGCCTTCACAAGCAGCAGATAAA atttttcaaattttcctcAAGTGGGCAAATGGACTAAATTCTGGTTTGTTGAGTGTTGAGGATGTCGTATATCTGAAAGGATGTCtttcaaaattagaatttcCAGTGCTTCCCACTGTGCAAGATAAGTGGGTTTCATTGCATCCTTCCTTCGGTCTTGTCTGCTGGTGTGATGATAAGAAGTTGAAAGAAGAATTTAAGCATTCAGATAACCTTGACTTTCTTTATTTTGGTGAAGTAACTGAGGATAATAAAAATTTGGTGTTAAAAAAGTTCTCCTTCCTCATGAAAAATTTAGGTATTCGAGCTATCTCAGAG GTGGTAACTCGTGAGGCAATATATTATGGTCTATCTGATTGTAGCTTGAAAGAATCATTGATCAATAGGATTCTTCCATATGCTCAGCGCTACATTCACAAAAATCATTATGATAAATACATTGAACTCAAGCAGTCTGGCTTCAGTATGTTAAGTAATCTTAAAGTCATTGTGGTTGAGAAGCTGTTCTACAGGAATGTTATAAAGGACTGTGACAGTGTATCAAAGAAACGGGTCGAATGTAGTTGTCTTCTACAG GAAAACATTTTGTACACCGTCCAAGAAGCAGATCACCATTTCTTGTTTATGGAGCTTTCTAATTTATTACTTGATGGGATTGATGGGGATTGTTCAATTCGCTTGGCTGATTTCCTTCATATGATAATATACATTCCAGAATCTGATGttgaaaaaatattgaataaccGAAAGGTGCCGAACCTTCCAGATGAAGAACCTGTTTGGGCATTATCTACCGTGTCTTCGCTTCTAGAGGCTGAAATATCTCAACCTTCAGATTATGTTCCATCGACGAATGAACAGATATTTCCAGGAAGGAAAACTGGAATGTGCTCAAACTGGCCACCTGCTGATTGGAAAACTGCACCGGATTTCAATTATGCCCGTGCCAATGGTTTCAAGACCAAACCTGCCCAGATTAGTAGCATTACTGAAGTGAAGTATGATGATAATTCTGAAGGCATTAGTGCTCCACCAGTTGGTTCTGAACAAGGATTGGTTTCTGTTGAATGGGATATCATCGAGGATCCACCAGCAGCAAGTTCAGTGTCATTAGTGTTGCATGAAAAAGAAAACATGAAAAATCAATCCTACCGTGATTTTGAGCAGATTGATTTTCACCATAACGAATTTGATACTGTTAGTTTGGGTGAGGATATGGATGAATCTCTAGCTGAAGCTCACTTCAGTTCGCCAGCTTTTAGCACGAGAGATCGACTTCAAATTGGTACAATTGACACAGCACAAGCAAATGTAACTGGCAGATTAGGCGAGTCTCTTGCATACAAACACTTTGCTCGTAAATTTGGAAGCACTGCCGTTAGGTGGGTTAATGAAGTTAATGAAACAGGACTTCCATATGATTTGGTCATTGGAGAGGATACCAATAAAGAGTTTATAGAAGTTAAAGCAACCAGGTCTCCAAGAAAAGACTGGTTCCACATAACCTTGAGAGAATGGCAGTTTGCAATTGATAAAGGCAAATCATTTAGCATTGCATTTGTTGCAATAACGGAAAATGATAAGCCGCGGATTGCTATATTCAAAGATCCAGCGAAGTTATGTCAGCAAGGTGTGCTGCAATTGGTTGTTATGATGCCAAAACAGCAGAGGCAGTTACCTGTTGTCTCATAG